Proteins found in one Longimicrobium sp. genomic segment:
- a CDS encoding 1-acyl-sn-glycerol-3-phosphate acyltransferase: MGGSVSVPVWLFAVMAVLAAWAALDRLMVPSARWVVRQRTNRVIDELNTRLRIEIPQFNLTKRQVLVDRLLYDARVQEAAGEYARAHAMPREVVMARVERYAREIVPSFNAYLYFRVGYWLARKVARMLYRVRLASTDDDGLDRIEKGSTVVFVMNHRSNMDYVLVGYLASERAALSYAVGEWARIWPLHMLIRSMGAYFVRRDSGDELYRRVLERYVYMATSSGVTQAVYPEGGLSRDGRLRRPKLGLLDYILRAFDPQGGRDLVFIPVGINYDRVLEDRTLLLDLEPGRRKPGSGRAAVNTLRFVGHNLLLAARSRWHRFGYACANFGTPVSMRAYCAERGIDFRGLPKEERMAAVAELGAELMRAVGAVIPVVPVPLVAAVFVREPGAALSELELKARVHELIEELEAAGARVYIPRRDLDYAIVVGLRMLTLRHLVLDADGLFSAVPTQTAVLRYYANSIAHLLPARAEAELVTA; the protein is encoded by the coding sequence GTGGGCGGCAGCGTCAGCGTCCCCGTCTGGCTCTTCGCCGTGATGGCCGTGCTCGCGGCCTGGGCGGCGCTCGACCGGCTGATGGTGCCCAGCGCGCGCTGGGTCGTCCGCCAGCGCACCAACCGCGTGATCGACGAGCTGAACACGCGGCTGCGCATCGAGATCCCCCAGTTCAACCTCACCAAGCGCCAGGTGCTGGTCGACCGCCTCCTGTACGACGCGCGCGTGCAGGAGGCGGCCGGCGAGTACGCCCGCGCGCACGCCATGCCGCGCGAGGTGGTGATGGCGCGCGTGGAGCGCTACGCGCGCGAGATCGTCCCCTCCTTCAACGCCTACCTGTACTTCCGCGTGGGCTACTGGCTGGCCCGCAAGGTGGCGCGCATGCTCTACCGCGTGCGCCTGGCCTCCACCGACGACGACGGGCTGGACCGCATCGAGAAGGGGTCCACGGTGGTGTTCGTGATGAACCACCGCAGCAACATGGACTACGTGCTGGTGGGCTACCTGGCCAGCGAGCGGGCCGCGCTCTCGTACGCGGTGGGCGAGTGGGCGCGCATCTGGCCGCTGCACATGCTCATCCGCTCCATGGGCGCCTACTTCGTGCGCCGCGACTCGGGCGACGAGCTGTACCGGCGCGTGCTGGAGCGCTACGTGTACATGGCCACCTCGTCGGGCGTCACCCAGGCCGTCTACCCCGAGGGCGGCCTCTCGCGCGACGGGCGGCTCCGGCGGCCCAAGCTGGGGCTGCTGGACTACATCCTGCGCGCCTTCGACCCGCAGGGCGGGCGCGACCTGGTGTTCATCCCCGTCGGCATCAACTACGACCGCGTGCTGGAGGACCGCACGCTCCTCCTCGACCTCGAGCCGGGGCGCAGGAAGCCGGGGTCCGGGCGGGCCGCCGTCAACACGCTCCGCTTCGTCGGGCACAACCTGCTGCTGGCGGCGAGGAGCCGCTGGCACCGCTTCGGCTACGCCTGCGCCAACTTCGGCACGCCGGTGTCCATGCGCGCGTACTGCGCGGAGCGCGGGATCGACTTCCGCGGGCTGCCGAAGGAGGAGCGCATGGCCGCCGTGGCGGAGCTGGGCGCCGAGCTGATGCGCGCGGTGGGCGCGGTGATCCCCGTGGTCCCCGTCCCCCTGGTGGCCGCGGTGTTCGTGCGCGAGCCCGGCGCCGCCCTGAGCGAGCTGGAGCTCAAGGCGCGCGTGCACGAGCTGATCGAGGAGCTGGAGGCGGCGGGCGCGCGCGTCTACATCCCCCGCAGGGACCTGGACTACGCCATCGTGGTGGGCCTGCGCATGCTCACGCTGCGCCACCTGGTGCTCGACGCCGACGGCCTCTTCTCCGCCGTCCCCACGCAGACGGCGGTGCTGCGCTACTACGCCAACTCCATCGCCCACCTGCTCCCCGCGCGGGCGGAGGCCGAGCTGGTGACTGCGTGA
- a CDS encoding aquaporin: MRFVLPPIPDQPTMPDRPDTPSRALAAEAIGTFALCFAGILAINAGEAASLTTVAFAHGLALVVMIAALAHHSGAHFNPAVTFGFVVTGRMAPPRGALYVAAQVAGAFLASALIAALFGSEPVAGGTPALAPTVDPLRGVAIEAVATFFLVLVVFGTAVDERAPKSVFPVAIGLTVALDIMAIGPLTGAAMNPARALGPALASGAWTDHWVYWAGPLLGGALAAGLQSAFFLAPAPSPAVAERGGPAPDEQRGRV, from the coding sequence GTGCGGTTCGTCCTCCCCCCGATCCCCGACCAGCCGACCATGCCCGACCGTCCCGACACCCCCTCGCGCGCCCTCGCCGCCGAGGCGATCGGCACCTTCGCGCTCTGCTTCGCCGGCATCCTGGCCATCAACGCGGGCGAGGCCGCCAGCCTCACCACCGTCGCCTTCGCGCACGGGCTCGCCCTGGTGGTGATGATCGCCGCGCTGGCGCACCACTCGGGCGCGCACTTCAACCCGGCGGTCACCTTCGGCTTCGTGGTCACCGGGCGGATGGCGCCGCCGCGGGGCGCGCTCTACGTGGCCGCCCAGGTGGCGGGCGCCTTCCTGGCCTCGGCGCTCATCGCCGCGCTCTTCGGCAGCGAGCCGGTGGCCGGCGGCACGCCCGCGCTCGCGCCCACGGTCGATCCGCTGCGGGGCGTCGCGATCGAGGCGGTGGCGACGTTCTTCCTGGTGCTGGTGGTCTTCGGCACCGCGGTGGACGAGCGCGCGCCCAAGTCGGTGTTCCCGGTGGCCATCGGCCTCACGGTGGCGCTCGACATCATGGCCATCGGACCGCTCACCGGCGCGGCGATGAACCCGGCGCGCGCGCTGGGCCCGGCGCTGGCCTCGGGCGCCTGGACCGACCACTGGGTCTACTGGGCCGGCCCGCTCCTGGGCGGCGCCCTGGCGGCGGGGCTGCAGAGCGCCTTCTTCCTGGCCCCCGCGCCCAGCCCGGCGGTGGCGGAGCGCGGCGGTCCCGCGCCCGACGAGCAGCGCGGCCGTGTGTAA
- a CDS encoding serpin family protein has product MTLALRRLGALPICLLLAGAAACGDGGGRPSGRARMDSLDESTARWAARASYAGFGIELFRQIAYTRPGTNAFVSPASAGLALALPYHGASDGTRDQLARALGFGSAAPDTVARANGALRAALDRSGPVRLEVATSLWAAAHARLAPAFLERGREDYGAEVDAVDFGDPSGERRIYEWVGEATHGRIPGLSFPPDPETLLLVLNAVWFKGAWAEKFDPAATRPRPFRREDGRTVRAPMMSRTGEYGYLDAAGFRAVRLPYAGGRFALYVFLPDSGATLESFIGALSAAEWEVYLRNFPPAPVALTLPRFAWRGALDLAPALQAMGVRDAFDHTRADFHEMFAPQSLAGRPNPFIGRVHQQAFVEVNEEGTEAAAATGVGVDADTAGAPPPPVPFVADRPFLFAVRDDRTGALLFLGQMHDPTLTADPTETPEP; this is encoded by the coding sequence ATGACTCTCGCACTGCGACGCCTCGGCGCTCTCCCGATCTGCCTGCTGCTCGCGGGCGCGGCCGCGTGTGGCGACGGCGGCGGCCGCCCGTCGGGCCGCGCCCGCATGGACTCGCTGGACGAGTCGACGGCGCGGTGGGCGGCGCGGGCCTCGTACGCGGGCTTCGGGATCGAGCTGTTCCGGCAGATCGCCTACACGCGGCCAGGAACGAACGCCTTCGTGTCGCCCGCGTCCGCGGGGCTCGCGCTCGCGCTCCCCTACCACGGCGCGTCGGACGGCACGCGGGACCAGCTGGCGCGCGCGCTCGGCTTCGGGAGCGCGGCGCCGGACACGGTCGCCCGCGCGAACGGCGCGCTGCGCGCCGCGCTCGACCGGAGCGGCCCGGTGCGGCTGGAGGTCGCCACCTCGCTGTGGGCGGCGGCGCACGCGCGGCTCGCCCCCGCGTTCCTGGAGCGCGGGCGCGAGGACTACGGGGCGGAGGTCGACGCCGTCGACTTCGGCGACCCGTCGGGCGAGCGGCGCATCTACGAGTGGGTGGGCGAGGCCACGCACGGGCGCATCCCCGGGCTCTCCTTTCCGCCGGACCCGGAGACGCTGCTGCTGGTGCTGAACGCCGTCTGGTTCAAGGGGGCGTGGGCGGAGAAGTTCGACCCGGCGGCCACGCGGCCGCGCCCCTTCCGCCGCGAGGACGGTCGCACCGTGCGGGCGCCGATGATGTCGCGCACGGGCGAGTACGGCTACCTGGACGCGGCGGGGTTCCGCGCCGTGCGCCTGCCGTACGCGGGCGGCCGCTTCGCCCTGTACGTCTTCCTCCCCGACTCGGGCGCCACGCTGGAGTCGTTCATCGGCGCCCTCTCCGCCGCGGAGTGGGAGGTGTACCTGCGCAACTTCCCGCCCGCGCCGGTGGCGCTCACCCTCCCGCGCTTCGCATGGCGCGGCGCGCTGGACCTGGCGCCCGCGCTGCAGGCGATGGGGGTGCGCGACGCCTTCGACCACACGCGCGCCGACTTCCACGAGATGTTCGCGCCGCAGTCGCTCGCCGGGCGGCCGAACCCGTTCATCGGGCGCGTGCACCAGCAGGCGTTCGTGGAGGTGAACGAGGAGGGCACCGAGGCGGCGGCCGCCACCGGGGTCGGGGTGGACGCCGACACCGCCGGCGCCCCACCGCCGCCCGTCCCCTTCGTCGCCGACCGCCCCTTCCTCTTCGCCGTCCGCGACGACCGCACGGGGGCGCTCCTCTTCCTGGGGCAGATGCACGACCCCACCCTCACCGCCGACCCCACCGAGACGCCGGAGCCGTGA
- a CDS encoding helix-turn-helix transcriptional regulator: MAIRLLPKRLVGTTIRGIRTRLGQTQDEFAESLGLEDGSTVSKWENGEAQPDYGTLAKIATMGLVDVLVFTEAGPAEDTPQLTPGEANELRRLLGHMETLMREAREIVERAADRTAVEVLEAATGRAPARGEFEIEPALAVHAEVAVTPRARKSAGGGAPSPGGSRSRSGGTPGGGGGSSSRGSGGGEGGGRGSSSGGGGSKSSGGGRTRSSGGRSSGGTRSSADRSSGGSSSGASGSSSGGTGSSGEGSSSGSRSSRTGSSSGSRSGGGGGSSSGGGGGSSSGSGGGSSSGTRGGGRSGSKSGSQPAD, translated from the coding sequence ATGGCGATCAGGCTGCTACCGAAACGGCTCGTCGGGACCACGATCCGGGGGATCCGCACCCGGCTGGGGCAGACGCAGGACGAGTTCGCGGAGTCGCTGGGGCTGGAGGACGGCTCCACCGTGTCGAAGTGGGAGAACGGCGAGGCGCAGCCCGACTACGGCACGCTGGCGAAGATCGCCACCATGGGGCTGGTGGACGTGCTGGTGTTCACCGAGGCCGGGCCCGCCGAGGATACGCCGCAGCTCACCCCCGGCGAGGCCAACGAGCTGCGCCGGCTCCTGGGCCACATGGAGACGCTGATGCGCGAGGCGCGCGAGATCGTGGAGCGCGCCGCCGACCGCACCGCCGTGGAGGTGCTGGAGGCCGCCACCGGCCGCGCCCCCGCCCGCGGCGAGTTCGAGATCGAGCCCGCGCTGGCCGTGCACGCCGAGGTCGCCGTCACCCCCCGCGCGCGCAAGTCCGCCGGCGGCGGGGCGCCGAGCCCGGGCGGCTCGCGGTCGCGGAGCGGAGGGACGCCCGGCGGAGGCGGGGGCTCCTCCTCGCGCGGGAGCGGCGGTGGCGAGGGCGGGGGCCGCGGCTCTTCCTCGGGCGGCGGCGGCAGCAAGTCCAGCGGCGGCGGCCGCACGCGCTCCTCCGGCGGCCGCTCGTCCGGCGGGACGCGCTCCTCGGCCGACCGCTCTTCCGGCGGCTCTTCCTCCGGCGCGTCGGGCTCCTCGTCGGGCGGGACGGGCTCCTCGGGCGAGGGCTCCTCGTCCGGCTCGCGTTCGTCGCGGACGGGGTCTTCGTCCGGGTCGCGCTCCGGCGGGGGCGGGGGCTCCTCGTCCGGCGGCGGTGGAGGCTCGTCGTCCGGCTCGGGCGGGGGCTCGTCGTCCGGCACGCGCGGCGGAGGGCGTTCGGGGAGCAAGTCGGGGTCGCAGCCGGCGGACTGA
- a CDS encoding amidohydrolase, whose amino-acid sequence MATAELDLLISTRRDLHRHPELGFQEHRTAGIAAGRLRAAGYDVQTGIAGTGVVGTLRGGAGDGPTLLLRADMDALPIREETAHGFASTHDGLMHACGHDAHVAIGLAVAERLAAGRDRWGGTVKYVFQPAEEGGGGALRMVREGVLEGVDQALGLHVWTGLPSGVVGVVPGPFMASAGEFEITVRGRGGHGAMPQETVDAVLVGSHVVVALQSIVSRNTSPLDSAVVSVGAFHAGSAWNVIADTATLAGTVRAFDVEACEELPRRMERVTAGVCEALGAAYEFRYHLDTPPTINDARLAELVRRAAEEVVGPERVRTDSDVRTMAAEDFGEFLLRVPGCYFFVGARSEEKGAVHPHHSPRFDICEDCLPVSVDVLERAALAALSARGGA is encoded by the coding sequence ATGGCCACCGCCGAGCTGGACCTGCTGATCTCCACCCGCCGCGACCTGCACCGGCACCCGGAGTTGGGGTTCCAGGAGCACCGCACCGCCGGGATCGCCGCCGGGCGGCTGCGCGCCGCCGGGTACGACGTCCAGACCGGGATCGCCGGGACGGGCGTCGTGGGCACGCTGCGCGGGGGCGCGGGGGATGGGCCCACGCTGCTGCTGCGCGCGGACATGGACGCGCTCCCGATCCGCGAGGAGACGGCGCACGGCTTCGCCTCGACGCACGACGGGCTGATGCACGCCTGCGGGCACGACGCGCACGTGGCGATCGGGCTGGCGGTGGCCGAGCGGCTGGCGGCCGGCCGCGATCGGTGGGGCGGCACCGTGAAGTACGTCTTCCAGCCGGCCGAGGAGGGCGGCGGCGGCGCGCTGCGGATGGTGCGGGAGGGCGTGCTGGAGGGGGTGGACCAGGCGCTCGGGCTGCACGTGTGGACGGGGCTGCCGAGCGGCGTCGTCGGCGTCGTGCCGGGGCCGTTCATGGCCTCGGCGGGCGAGTTCGAGATCACCGTCCGCGGCCGGGGCGGGCACGGCGCCATGCCGCAGGAGACGGTGGACGCGGTGCTGGTCGGCAGCCACGTGGTGGTGGCGCTGCAGAGCATCGTGTCGCGCAACACCTCGCCGCTGGACTCGGCGGTGGTCTCCGTGGGCGCCTTCCACGCCGGGAGCGCGTGGAACGTGATCGCCGACACGGCCACCCTGGCCGGCACCGTGCGTGCCTTCGACGTGGAGGCGTGCGAGGAGCTGCCGCGCCGCATGGAGCGGGTGACGGCGGGCGTCTGCGAGGCGCTGGGCGCCGCGTACGAGTTCCGCTACCACCTCGACACGCCGCCCACCATCAACGACGCGCGCCTGGCCGAGCTGGTGCGCCGCGCCGCCGAGGAGGTGGTGGGCCCGGAGCGCGTGCGGACGGATTCCGACGTGCGCACGATGGCGGCCGAGGACTTCGGCGAGTTCCTGCTGAGGGTGCCCGGCTGCTACTTCTTCGTCGGCGCGCGCAGCGAGGAGAAGGGCGCCGTCCACCCGCACCACTCCCCGCGCTTCGACATCTGCGAGGACTGCCTCCCCGTGTCCGTGGACGTGCTGGAGCGCGCGGCGCTCGCGGCGCTGTCCGCGCGAGGCGGCGCCTGA
- a CDS encoding DUF2461 domain-containing protein, which produces MDFPRLTRYLAELSENNHREWFEAHRAEYQALRDQFCAFVGEVIARVAEWDDTVRWVDPKDCVFRIYRDVRFSRDKTPYKTTFSASIGERGRKGPDPGYYFHVDEKGVLMAAGGVYMPDADRLARIREHVAEHPERLEKILRRRDFKRAFGGIWDEQRLKRPPRGYSEDTPLIGVIKLKSFIVIRERDVRDGPDDVLPWMLDTFRAMHPFLLWLRETLAGAEAAEAAVG; this is translated from the coding sequence ATGGACTTCCCCCGCCTCACCCGCTACCTGGCCGAGCTGTCGGAGAACAACCACAGGGAGTGGTTCGAGGCCCACCGCGCCGAGTACCAGGCGCTGCGCGACCAGTTCTGCGCGTTCGTGGGCGAGGTGATCGCGCGCGTGGCCGAGTGGGACGACACGGTGCGGTGGGTGGACCCGAAGGACTGCGTCTTCCGCATCTACCGCGACGTGCGCTTCAGCCGCGACAAGACGCCGTACAAGACCACCTTCAGCGCGTCGATCGGCGAGCGGGGGCGCAAGGGGCCGGACCCGGGTTATTATTTCCACGTGGACGAGAAGGGCGTGCTGATGGCGGCCGGCGGCGTCTACATGCCCGACGCGGACCGGCTGGCGCGCATCCGCGAGCACGTGGCCGAGCACCCGGAGCGGCTGGAGAAGATCCTGCGCAGGCGCGACTTCAAGCGCGCGTTCGGCGGGATCTGGGACGAGCAGCGGCTCAAGCGGCCCCCGCGCGGCTACTCGGAGGACACGCCGCTGATCGGCGTGATCAAGCTCAAGAGCTTCATCGTCATCCGCGAGCGCGACGTGCGGGACGGACCGGACGACGTGCTTCCCTGGATGCTCGACACCTTCCGCGCCATGCACCCGTTCCTCCTCTGGCTCCGCGAGACGCTGGCGGGCGCGGAGGCGGCGGAGGCGGCGGTGGGGTAG
- a CDS encoding YdeI/OmpD-associated family protein: MEITFFESGADFRRWLEANHAAAKELMVGFYKKGSGKPSITYHEALDEALCFGWIDGVRKSVDDDSYTIRFTPRRPGSVWSAVNLRRAEELERAGRMAAPGLKEFHERDPRRSGLYSYENRPKEFDAGLAARFQANAKAWDFFQAQPPGYRRVAVFWVMEAKKEETRLRRLDRLIGESEQGMRLPELAGAARKPKPPGGSADAP, from the coding sequence ATGGAGATCACGTTCTTCGAATCGGGAGCCGATTTCCGGCGGTGGCTGGAGGCGAACCACGCCGCGGCCAAAGAGCTGATGGTCGGGTTCTACAAGAAGGGCTCGGGGAAGCCCAGCATCACGTATCACGAGGCGCTGGACGAGGCGCTCTGCTTCGGCTGGATCGACGGGGTGCGCAAGAGCGTGGACGACGACAGCTACACCATCCGCTTCACCCCGCGCAGGCCGGGGAGCGTATGGAGCGCCGTCAACCTCAGGCGCGCCGAGGAGCTGGAGCGCGCCGGGCGGATGGCCGCGCCCGGGCTGAAGGAGTTCCACGAGCGCGACCCGCGGCGGTCGGGACTGTACTCGTACGAGAACCGGCCCAAGGAGTTCGACGCCGGGCTCGCGGCGAGATTCCAGGCGAACGCGAAGGCGTGGGACTTCTTCCAGGCGCAGCCCCCCGGCTACCGCCGCGTGGCCGTCTTCTGGGTGATGGAGGCGAAGAAGGAGGAGACCCGGCTGCGCCGGCTCGACCGGCTGATCGGTGAATCGGAGCAGGGGATGCGGCTGCCGGAGCTGGCGGGCGCGGCGCGGAAGCCGAAGCCGCCGGGAGGGAGCGCGGATGCGCCGTAG
- the speY gene encoding deoxyhypusine synthase, producing the protein MAQSKFLSGKRIEPARITAGFSVTDLVDGTFQAYNAARLREACHLLTRKMLDDDVTVGLTMTGALTPAGLGMSALIPLIEAGFVDWIISTGANLYHDTHFGIGLELKQGNPHVSDTVLRDEEVVRIYDIFFDYSVLLDTDAFFRQIIASPEFQRPMSTAEFHFLCGKYVAAREEELGQGRKSLLAAAYEYGVPIYTSSPGDSSIGMNVAAKALQGNRLVFDVNADVNETAAIVLDAKRTGGKSAIWILGGGSPKNFALQTEPQIQEVMGIDERGHDYFLQVTDARPDTGGLSGATPAEAVSWGKVDPDRLPDAVVCYLDSTVALPILAAYALDNHPPREPRRLYHRRDEMMARIREEYERSERNEAVQEAARGHAAHAGHMLERDR; encoded by the coding sequence ATGGCGCAGAGCAAGTTCCTATCGGGGAAGCGGATCGAGCCCGCTCGTATCACTGCCGGGTTCTCGGTGACCGACCTCGTCGACGGGACGTTCCAGGCGTACAACGCGGCGCGGCTCAGGGAGGCCTGCCATCTTCTCACCAGGAAGATGCTGGACGACGACGTCACCGTGGGGCTCACGATGACGGGGGCGCTCACGCCGGCGGGGCTGGGGATGAGCGCGCTGATCCCGCTGATCGAGGCGGGGTTCGTGGACTGGATCATCTCCACCGGAGCCAACCTGTACCACGACACGCACTTCGGCATCGGGCTGGAGCTCAAGCAGGGGAACCCGCACGTCTCCGACACCGTGCTGCGCGACGAAGAGGTCGTGCGCATCTACGACATCTTCTTCGACTACTCGGTGCTGCTCGACACCGACGCCTTCTTCCGCCAGATCATCGCCAGCCCCGAGTTCCAGCGGCCGATGTCCACCGCCGAGTTCCACTTCCTCTGCGGCAAGTACGTCGCCGCGCGCGAGGAGGAGCTGGGGCAGGGGCGCAAGTCGCTGCTGGCGGCGGCGTACGAGTACGGCGTGCCGATCTACACCTCGTCTCCCGGCGACTCGTCGATCGGGATGAACGTGGCCGCCAAGGCGCTGCAGGGGAACAGGCTGGTGTTCGACGTGAACGCCGACGTGAACGAGACGGCGGCCATCGTGCTCGACGCCAAGCGCACGGGCGGCAAGTCGGCGATCTGGATCCTGGGCGGCGGCAGCCCCAAGAACTTCGCGCTGCAGACGGAGCCGCAGATCCAGGAGGTGATGGGGATCGACGAGCGCGGCCACGACTACTTCCTCCAGGTGACCGACGCGCGTCCCGACACCGGCGGCCTCTCGGGCGCCACCCCGGCCGAGGCGGTGAGCTGGGGGAAGGTGGACCCCGACCGGCTGCCCGACGCGGTGGTGTGCTACCTGGACTCGACCGTGGCGCTGCCGATCCTGGCCGCCTACGCGCTCGACAACCACCCGCCGCGCGAGCCCCGGCGCCTCTACCACCGCCGCGACGAGATGATGGCGCGCATCCGCGAGGAGTACGAGCGCTCCGAGCGCAACGAGGCGGTGCAGGAAGCCGCCCGCGGGCACGCCGCCCACGCGGGCCACATGCTCGAGCGCGACCGCTGA
- a CDS encoding four helix bundle protein: MKIDRFEELLVWQKSKDLALAVYRHTDVGSFARDFALRDQVRRASVSVMSNIAEGFGRYTKPEVRRFLSIARGSAAEVQSQLYLARDLGYLSGSDHRALNALCLDVARMLSALRSSLARPTKH, encoded by the coding sequence ATGAAGATCGACCGTTTCGAAGAACTTCTCGTCTGGCAGAAGTCCAAGGATCTCGCACTCGCAGTGTACCGGCATACAGATGTAGGCTCGTTCGCGCGAGACTTCGCCCTTCGCGACCAGGTTCGTCGCGCCTCGGTATCGGTGATGTCGAACATCGCCGAAGGCTTTGGCCGCTACACCAAACCCGAGGTTCGCCGCTTCCTCTCAATCGCGCGTGGCTCTGCGGCTGAGGTCCAGAGCCAGCTCTATCTTGCTCGCGACCTCGGTTATCTCTCCGGGAGTGACCACCGTGCCCTGAACGCCCTCTGTCTCGATGTTGCCCGGATGCTCTCTGCCCTGCGCTCGTCCCTCGCCCGCCCCACTAAGCACTAA
- a CDS encoding TIGR00730 family Rossman fold protein, translated as MAVHHQPERRGQENPTLNRAARMGVATEDEQLLESPSTRPAAPDFTSSDPWRVLRITGEFVEGFDALAKVGPAVTIFGSARVPPEDPFYQAARETARLLGEAGFSIITGGGPGIMEAANQGARDAEAPSIGCNIELPFEQAINEYVDLAINFRYFFVRKTMFVKYAEAFIIFPGGFGTLDELFEALTLIQTGKVRDFPVILYGSDYWRGLIDWIKDPLLAEGKISPDDVNLLRVTDSPEEVARVVVECHERLCDQKREEPVRPNGGARRRQIHGAVSFHPRTPRPGTQPAPGEAPSTVDPTTPAEPEKHAGE; from the coding sequence ATGGCCGTACACCACCAGCCCGAGCGCCGGGGGCAGGAGAACCCCACGCTCAACCGCGCCGCGCGGATGGGCGTGGCCACCGAGGACGAGCAGCTCCTCGAGTCGCCGTCGACGCGGCCCGCGGCGCCCGACTTCACCTCGTCGGACCCGTGGCGCGTGCTGCGGATCACGGGCGAGTTCGTGGAGGGGTTCGACGCGCTCGCCAAAGTGGGGCCCGCGGTCACCATCTTCGGCTCGGCGCGGGTGCCGCCCGAGGACCCGTTCTACCAGGCGGCGCGCGAGACGGCGCGGCTGCTGGGCGAGGCGGGCTTCAGCATCATCACCGGCGGCGGGCCGGGGATTATGGAGGCGGCCAACCAGGGCGCCCGCGACGCGGAGGCGCCCTCCATCGGCTGCAACATCGAGCTGCCGTTCGAGCAGGCGATCAACGAGTACGTCGACCTGGCCATCAACTTCCGCTACTTCTTCGTGCGGAAGACGATGTTCGTGAAGTACGCCGAGGCGTTCATCATCTTCCCCGGCGGCTTCGGGACGCTGGACGAGCTGTTCGAGGCGCTCACGCTCATCCAGACCGGGAAGGTGCGCGACTTCCCGGTGATCCTCTACGGCTCGGACTACTGGCGGGGGCTGATCGACTGGATCAAGGACCCACTCCTGGCTGAGGGGAAGATCTCGCCCGACGACGTGAACCTGCTGCGGGTGACCGACTCGCCGGAAGAGGTCGCGCGCGTGGTCGTCGAGTGCCACGAGCGCCTCTGCGATCAGAAGCGCGAGGAGCCCGTCCGCCCGAACGGGGGCGCGCGCCGCCGCCAGATCCACGGCGCGGTCAGCTTCCATCCGCGCACGCCGCGCCCCGGGACGCAGCCGGCGCCGGGCGAGGCGCCCTCGACGGTCGATCCCACGACGCCGGCGGAGCCGGAGAAGCACGCGGGGGAGTAA